The nucleotide window AGACTTAATATTATTTGAAGACCACttccattttcatttacagGATAATAATATGACCCATGAGTCTGGATCCTGCCTGAATCAGACTATTAACTGGATGTATTGTTACACTGCATGTTGTTGCAATGTAACAATACATCCAGTTAATCACTCCCATCAGTATTAATTCATGACTTCAGAAGATGTCTTCCCTAACACAACCTGTGAAGGATAGCTGATCAATTctacaataaatatttaatgactgAATTCAAACTGCATTATATCCGTCATGTTAAGATGGACCACAATGAGTAGACCAGACCTCATTTTGTATAAAAGGCTACTATCAGGCCCATGTATCAGTCTCTACATCCGAATACACATCACAAACCATATCGAGGAGATAACATTTCGTACTAATGCAATCATAGCTGCCTTCAGTCTAATGCGTTCAAGAGTCTCTGAATGCCTCCATTAAACAGCAGTCACTTACGACAAGTCAATAATGGACTGCCATTGGATGAGAACCAGGAAGTggtaaaatatcattatttttctctttctctctgtctattGAGGCAGGGGAGATAAAGGACGTGGAGGGAAAAGGACGAAGGGAGTGAGTAGTtatgggaaaagaaaagaggcaaaATAGGTGGGAGGAGTGGAGGACAAGAGAATGGGGGGAGTAACAGGTAAGGAAAAACAGACGAGTTGACAgcagatttacacacacacataaaagctAAGCAAACAGGAAACCAACTGATTTATAATGTAGCCAGTCAGACTGACTACTGATGTCCAAAGAGATGGACAACATAtatatgttcacacacacacacacacacacacacacacacacacacacacacacacacacacacacacacacacacacttttacccAGCTATCCTTCTTAGTACATTGTATTGATTTCCATTGACTGTGGACAGCCTAACATTATGGAAACCATTACATAACCTCAATTCACACCTTACCCCTAACCAGGCCTTCAGAAATCAATtttaacagaaacacacacacacacacacacgcacgcacacacatgcgcgcTCACACACGGAGTCGTTCAGGTTAGTTCATCTACTCTTCTGTACAACTTCAACTAGGATCTTCACCAGGCTACactgttattttttatcattaatgtagttgttaatgtcttttatttactCTGTAGGTTATGATGCAACACCATATGGAGAGAAATTAGTCTGGTGACAAGTTAATGGTGTTAAAAGACTGTTTCAAATGATTGATGAAGCTGTTATCATGTTGGAACAGAGGAAGTTGATATGCATGTCTGTAGGGAACAACGCCTCTACATGCTTGGTGAGACGAAACGCACAACAGTCAATAAAAATGAAGTTACCAACATTAAAACCATATGAAGGACATATGATGTATTGTCTAATCAACTGCTGAGAAGCCCAaatggctccaaatggaaaagcttTTTTCCCCATATGCTGGAGCTATTAATCTCCACTGAAACCTACAGTAGGCCCCTATATATAAATGATATCTGgcatttgtgtgcgtgtgtgtgtgtgtgtgtgtgtgtgtgtgtgtgtgtgtgtgtgtgtgtgtgtgtgtgtgtgtgtgtgtgtgtgtgtgtgtgtgtgtgtgtgtgtgtgtcatatgttTTCCATCTCCTTGGACGTCAGTCGTCAGTCTGACTGGCGACCTCAGAATAATAAACGAGATGGTTTCCTGTTTACTCCACTTTAATGTGTAAATCTGCTCCCTCTTTACTCTTTTCTTTACCTGTTATTATCCACACTAGCTAATAGGGccaattagcaaatgttagcgtGTTAACACGCAAAATTAAGACGGTAAAAATTAGACTATAGCTGTTTAAGCACTATTATTGtgagtatgttagcatgctaaattAAGACAGTAAACATTAGGCTATAGCTCTTTAAGCACTATTATTTTTTGagtatgttagtatgctaaATTAAGACGTAAACATTAGGCTATAGCTAAACACGCACTATTATTGtgagtatgttagcatgctaaattAAGACAGTAAACATTAGGCTATAGCTCTTTAAGCACTATTATTGTGagtatgttagtatgctaaATTAAGACGTAAACATTAGGCTATAGCTAAACACGCACTATTATTGtgagtatgttagcatgctaaattAAGACAGTAAACATTAGGCTATAGCTCTTTAAGCACTATTATTGtgagtatgttagcatgctaaattAAGACGTAAACATTAGGCTATAGTTAAACACGCACTATTATTGtgagtatgttagcatgctaaattAAGACAGTAAACATTAGGCTATAGCTCTTTAAGCACTATTATTGTGAGTATTTTAATTTAGTATGCCAAATTAAGATGGTAAACATTAGGCTATAGGTGTTTAAGCACTATAATTGtgagtatgttagcatgctaaattAAGACGGTAAACATTAGGCTATATACCTATAGCTCTTTAAGCACTATTATTGTGagtatgttagtatgctaaTTAAGACAGTAAACATTAGGCTTTAGCTAATTAAGCACTATTATTGtgagtatgttagcatgctaaattAAGACAGTAAACATTAGGCTATAGGTGTTTAGGGCACTATTATTGTGAGTATGTTAGTATGCCAAATTAAGATGGTAAACATTAGGCTATAGGTGTTTAAGCACTATTATTGtgagtatgttagcatgctaaattAAGACGGTAAACATTAGGCTATATACCTATAGCTCTTTAAGCACTATTATTGTGagtatgttagtatgctaaTTAAGACAGTAAACATTAGGCTTTAGCTAATTAAGCACTATTATTGtgagtatgttagcatgctaaattAAGACAGTAAACATTAGACTATAGGTGTTTAGGGCACTATTATTGTGAGAAtatatgagaatggaataatgattagtttctatgcctggtggatctctctaacattttagagtgccattaccttattaatagcattttaacctaaacaaaaacatttgtaaaaatttaacaaaggtaagggtagctttaagtGAATGTAGCACATCATAAAAGTCTGTTCTGTCAAAACACTGCTCGGCTTTTGTATAATTGTTAAGATAAAGAGGTCATTATTAAATCATATTACcatcatgtgttgtttttatttcttacatTATCAGTCTCatcttgtttttcatgtgaataCAGAGACATAGAGTGGCATTTCTCTCCTGTAGTTAACACTgaagcacacagacagacaaaagtagcttagattagattagatggTAAGTGATCTGTCAGGATGGAGGGATaagagagacatggagagggAAAGACCAAGGAAGAAAGCTGTAGGACACGTCAAAAAGATTTGTATTGATTTGGATATTTTACAGCCAGTGAGACAGAGAAGCAGCTATTGTCCTCTGCTTTCCTGTCACCCATCACCACATCATCACATTAACTTCCATCtttatcaccatcatcatttttaaagtcgGGATTACATCCGTCCACACCATAAAAGCATTATAGATATAAAGATCATGTCAGTACACTTTTATATGCCCCCCAAAAAGACTAGCAATCACTTTATAGAATCTAATGGGATtccaaataaagaataaagtctTTTCACTGTCTGCTGTGGTGGAAGTGGTGAGGAGATCAGCCATCACTGAGCTGAGTCCAACTCTCTGTGGATGGAGCTCAAGCAgcatataaatacaaattacacTTATAACTTGAATCCTTGTGTGCACctgtaattaattaatgtttgaataGATATGAGTTGTGCCTGAAATGACTCTATAATATACTCATACATTAATAATGATCTTGATTGTTcacaaatgtgtaatttttgCCCTCGGCTTCACATGTTGGTTATAACACATAGTAAATCATACATGCAATAATACATAACACAACATGCACAGTACAGACAATAACAGACATGGTTTCAGTGTGAATGATGTTTGAATTTAGCAAAGTTTTTGCATTTggattgaaataaaaatattcttGCTTGCTACAGCAGCTCTATAGCGTCTATAGCAGTTTTATGAATTCAGTAAAAAGGGGATGAATAGGACCAGATACAAGTTATCAGGCTTTTTGTTTCGCctgcattttacatttacatccCAGTTGTTTCTTTGACCATGCTCTGTACACATAGGCTACTAAAAGTTAAAGCTCTTTCAACAAGACTTtttgggacacacacacacacacacacacacacacacacacacacacacacacacacacacacacacacacacacacacacacagacacacacacacacacacacacacacacacacagggtttgGTGGTATTTCTGGAGTATTAATACTCACCTTTTATTAACTCCTACACTCACACTATGAGCTTtaggtcataaatgtagaaatgaAGTGACTTCTCATATTGTGTTATTAAAACAATCTGCAAATTCTTCTTAAACTAATTATTTATACATCTGAGTAGTATTATCACACTGTTGACTCAACACCATATCCACTAATGAACACAATGTAATCATAATACAAGTGTATGACGCAACAAATTACAACCTCTGCGCTATAAACATATAAGAAGGGtaattcagtattttatttatacttcTGTGCTGTAATATACAAAGAAAACCGCAGGGGGCAGCACCTGGACTCCAGTCTACTGTAGAGACAGTAGAGGAagagttgttgttttggtcGACTGGTTTTGCTGGCAGATTGAATGAAGAAGAAACACTTTGAACAGGAAGATACATCCGATTGAGCTTCTATTGTTTACATATCCAGGTACGTGTAAGACAACAAGATCGAGGATTAAAAAATGGTATATGTGCAAAACATTAATCTCGACATAAGTTATGCGCCTTGTAACACGCTTAACATTATCTATCGAGCTACACCCAAACATCTGattatttcctgtcttctccaccacagactgacagacattAGCTCGTCAGTGTCTTTTTATAGTGACCAGAGTGTCCTTACAGAAGTACATAAAGTTGTAATAACATATTAACGCTCTCATGACTGTCCGTCCAACTAAACTACCGTCCAACCAAacctctttgtgtctttgtggaATAATTGTCTAAAATAAGTGGCCATCAAAAGAGAAGCTTCAAGGGCTGAACTTTCATTTATCATAGAGTACTGTCATTTATACCGAACTGAAGCTGAAATCGTCCTTAACATTATAATGTAATACATATAACCTCACCAGCCATATGTATTTGCTGAGGCGCAACTCAATAcaaaatcatcatatttttaaatggaCTTTGGTGTTACCTCGTCAGCGTGCAGCTTTAAGGTTTAGAACATATGTGCTATTGTTGTAATTTGTATTTACATGCAGTTTTTGACCATTTAGACCAggagtgtcaaactcattttcaatcaatcatgtgggccggaccattaaaaaggtggaaggaaggaaggaaggaaagcaggaaggaaggaagaaaaggaggaaggacagatggatggaaggaaggacagatggaaggaaggacagatggatggaaggaaggaaaataacacacgaaggaaagatggaagaaagggaggaagtgcagaaggaaggaaggacagatggaaggaaggaagaaagaaagaaagggaggaaggacagatagatggaaggaaggaaggacagatggaaggaaggaaggaagaaaggattaaagggagaaagaaaggaaggaaggatgaaagggaggagggagggaggaaggaaggaaagtgtgGTTTAACTACATAAGAGGAAGAAGTGGTGTATTAAGTAGTGTTGTATTAAAAGTGTCAAATGAGATGAAATGTGTGTAAAgcatgcttttattttctattaggAGCACAAGTAGTGATGCATTTTCCCAGACATGCTGAAGCACACACTGACTCAGCACTAATGCACCACCATACACTGATGATATGTTATTATTAAGTTATGGTTTTCATTGGAGCTGCTAATAGAGTGATTttacaatatgaaataaatgaatgctaaataattacatcatcattgaTTTCCTCACTTTTATGCATCATATATATCTAAACACTGGCAGATAAAGATGGAGCGTTTATATCTAAGTCTTTCTTTCCTGTGCAcatacattgtttattttttatctttatgaGGGTTTATTCTGTATGTGAAtatcaggaacttctgcatattacatatttatatattagagatttatttaaacaaagatCCACTTTATTGTATAgaatattttataattgttttcttattcaatgttgattttcattcTATTTTTAATACACTTTCACTCttatgctgctacttttttttccactctccgatttgaatttctcccaagtGAGTTCAATAAAGaaacatcttatcttatctcatctctTATATTAATATTAGTGTCAGTGGAGAATTTGAGTGACTTATTGTGACTTACTCCAGTGACTTCTTCCTAAATATGTGCCTGTGCGTGTGTTTTTCCAGATCAtctgtcaccatgacaaccaagCGAGGACTGATAACCGATTCGTACAAGGTGTTGAAGAAAGTGAGGAGAGGCGGGAAACGAGGGAAGGCGcctactcctcctccaccaGAGATAGGTGAGGAACAGCACAGTGAGGATTTCAGTCACTTATAATATATGTAGGCTATATTTAACATATACTTTGTTCTTACATAATAGTGActtgaattgtgtgtgtgaatctttTTGATGGAGCAGAGGCTGAAAATCAATCAgtcagagaggaggagctgcaCAAGCTCATGCAGTTTGATCTGGACTGGAGATTTGGGCCCTGCACAGGTAACACAGCCACACATCTGGATTTTAATAGAGATATAATCATTGAATTTGTGTAAAGGCTGAAGAATCTGTgaatattgaaaaataaaaagtcagttGTTGAGGAACTTTTACACACACTGTgtaaaagtcttaggccaccactagctttgttttagttttaatgaccatccatatttatttttcagtctctttattaagatataaaacaaaaaatacaggaaatatgtacataATATGtaagatttattattattcaattagGGTTCCGTTCCATTgaggtttaagagagccaggttcctgctattgctcaagtATAAGAGGAGGTCACACTACATGTTTGCCACTTTAATCAAAagaagctgttttaaaaaaattactgcatatacatttcctgtattttctggttttatcCTATTAAAGAGATCATAATAAATGATCATAATAGCATTggtaaaacaacaaatctaacaCTAACACTTtagcac belongs to Scomber scombrus chromosome 2, fScoSco1.1, whole genome shotgun sequence and includes:
- the pold4 gene encoding DNA polymerase delta subunit 4; the encoded protein is MTTKRGLITDSYKVLKKVRRGGKRGKAPTPPPPEIEAENQSVREEELHKLMQFDLDWRFGPCTGISRLQRWERAKLHGLNPPEEIRYLLLQTHTDREYNLSLWSEYPL